One Citricoccus sp. K5 DNA window includes the following coding sequences:
- a CDS encoding sulfite exporter TauE/SafE family protein: MDPGSFALIAAVVFVGSALQGSIGFGAGMVAAPVIALVEPELLPALVVMFACLLALMVTLRERAHLDLGGAAWALAGRLPGSVLGALLVLVLPVAALSWVVVASVIVGVGSAFLGWRPAPTRTALVTAGALSGIMGTSTSIGGAPMAIVWQGQEPARLRGTMSAFFLVGSVTSVLLLALVGSVTWHAVEVVLWLIPAVAAGFLLSRRLNRWMNAERLRLAGLILALGGAALLVMRLLL, translated from the coding sequence GTGGACCCGGGCTCCTTCGCACTCATCGCCGCGGTCGTCTTCGTCGGATCGGCGCTGCAGGGCTCTATCGGTTTCGGCGCCGGCATGGTCGCTGCCCCCGTCATCGCCCTCGTGGAACCTGAACTGCTGCCAGCCCTGGTGGTGATGTTCGCCTGCCTGCTGGCGCTGATGGTCACGCTGCGCGAGCGCGCCCACCTGGACCTCGGCGGCGCCGCGTGGGCGCTGGCCGGACGGCTGCCGGGCAGTGTCCTCGGAGCCCTGCTGGTGCTGGTGCTGCCCGTGGCCGCGCTGTCCTGGGTGGTGGTCGCCTCCGTGATCGTGGGCGTGGGCTCGGCCTTCCTGGGGTGGCGCCCCGCCCCCACCCGCACGGCGCTGGTCACCGCTGGAGCCCTGTCCGGGATCATGGGCACCTCCACCTCGATCGGCGGCGCACCCATGGCCATCGTCTGGCAGGGCCAGGAGCCGGCTCGGCTGCGCGGGACCATGAGCGCGTTCTTCCTCGTGGGTTCCGTCACCTCCGTGCTGCTGCTGGCGCTCGTGGGCTCCGTGACGTGGCACGCGGTGGAGGTGGTCCTCTGGCTCATCCCCGCCGTGGCCGCCGGCTTCCTCCTGTCCCGCCGTCTCAACCGGTGGATGAACGCCGAGCGGCTACGCCTGGCCGGCCTGATCCTGGCCCTCGGCGGGGCGGCGCTGCTGGTGATGCGGCTGTTGCTGTAA
- a CDS encoding ABC transporter ATP-binding protein — protein MTSAPAPTRDGTHGPETVLEVTGLDVDIRTPAGTVRAVSDVGFTAFAGRTLALLGESGCGKSMTAKAIAGQLEAVAHVAGGTVMLGGEDLNTVSAKRRRAIAGVELGIVFQDALTALNPVYTVGTQLGEAFRIHRGLNAKKAKVEAIELMRRVGIPEPESRVDAYPHQFSGGMRQRILIAMAVALGPRLLIADEPTTALDVTVQAQIMELLRRLRAEENMAVVLITHDLAVVAEEADTVCVMYAGNVVEQGPVERVFATPTHPYTKGLLDSVPTGAERGGDLNSIPGNPPELKDIPPGCVYQDRCPLAREVCRAERPALRETTPGQFAACHFSEELLADHPPAVTTTDATPGSPTDPAAPTEPEVRA, from the coding sequence ATGACCTCCGCACCCGCCCCCACCCGAGACGGCACGCACGGCCCGGAGACCGTCCTCGAGGTGACCGGCCTGGACGTGGACATCCGCACCCCGGCCGGCACCGTCCGGGCCGTCAGCGACGTCGGCTTCACCGCCTTCGCCGGGCGCACCCTGGCCCTGCTGGGCGAGTCCGGCTGCGGAAAGTCGATGACCGCCAAGGCGATCGCCGGCCAGCTGGAGGCCGTGGCCCACGTGGCCGGCGGTACCGTGATGCTGGGCGGGGAGGACCTCAACACCGTCAGTGCCAAGCGGCGGCGCGCGATCGCCGGGGTGGAGCTCGGGATCGTCTTCCAGGACGCCCTGACCGCGCTGAACCCGGTCTACACCGTGGGCACCCAGCTCGGCGAGGCCTTCCGGATCCACCGGGGCCTGAACGCCAAGAAGGCCAAGGTCGAGGCGATCGAGCTGATGCGCCGCGTGGGCATCCCGGAGCCGGAGTCCCGCGTGGACGCCTACCCGCACCAGTTCTCCGGCGGCATGCGCCAGCGCATCCTCATCGCCATGGCGGTGGCCCTGGGGCCGCGGCTGCTGATCGCGGACGAGCCCACCACCGCCCTGGACGTCACGGTGCAGGCCCAGATCATGGAGCTGCTGCGCCGGCTGCGCGCGGAGGAGAACATGGCCGTGGTGCTCATCACCCATGACCTCGCCGTGGTGGCCGAGGAGGCGGACACCGTGTGCGTCATGTACGCGGGCAACGTGGTGGAGCAGGGGCCGGTGGAGCGGGTCTTCGCCACCCCCACCCACCCCTACACCAAAGGCCTGCTGGACTCCGTGCCCACCGGGGCCGAGCGCGGCGGGGACCTGAACTCGATCCCGGGTAACCCACCCGAGCTCAAGGACATCCCGCCGGGCTGCGTCTACCAGGACCGCTGCCCGCTGGCCCGGGAAGTCTGCCGCGCCGAGCGGCCCGCCCTGCGCGAGACCACGCCCGGCCAGTTCGCGGCCTGCCACTTCTCCGAGGAGTTGCTCGCGGACCACCCGCCGGCCGTCACCACCACGGATGCCACGCCCGGCTCACCCACCGACCCTGCCGCACCCACCGAACCGGAGGTCCGAGCATGA
- a CDS encoding LysR family transcriptional regulator, with translation MFSLIQLESFVAVAEELHFGAAATRLNMTQPPLSRQIQLLERELGAQLFVRSSRKVELTAAGQTLLPSARRILDLCTKTELDVRRVSTGDAGSIVLGYTAIAGQAALPWLLRLAREHMPGVSLVLREAVSADQLEALSRGAVDLGLLRPIVSRPGVRTELIFKDRLVVALPEGHALATGQGVRLKDLDGHPLMMYSTAEARYFYDLVMRLYESAGMTPTITQLASQVPALLAFAAAGLGITMVPASAMDFAPPGVVAEELKGHAGLEDLNRADLHLAWNENGDNPAAERLRELILGSLSPQGVLGEGAPPVSGD, from the coding sequence ATGTTCTCGCTCATCCAACTGGAGTCCTTCGTGGCGGTGGCAGAAGAACTGCACTTCGGCGCGGCCGCCACCCGGCTCAACATGACCCAGCCGCCGCTGAGCCGGCAGATCCAGCTTCTGGAGAGGGAACTGGGCGCCCAGCTGTTCGTGCGCAGCAGCCGGAAGGTCGAGCTCACCGCGGCCGGCCAGACCCTGCTGCCCAGCGCCCGGCGGATCCTGGACCTGTGCACCAAGACCGAGCTGGACGTCCGCCGGGTCTCCACGGGTGACGCCGGCTCGATCGTGCTGGGCTACACGGCGATCGCCGGCCAGGCCGCACTGCCGTGGCTGCTGCGGCTGGCCCGGGAGCACATGCCCGGCGTGTCCCTCGTGTTGCGGGAGGCCGTGTCCGCCGACCAGCTGGAGGCGTTGTCCCGCGGTGCCGTGGACCTCGGACTGCTCCGTCCGATCGTGTCCCGCCCCGGCGTGCGCACCGAGCTGATCTTCAAGGACCGGCTCGTGGTGGCTCTGCCGGAGGGGCATGCGCTCGCCACCGGCCAGGGGGTGCGGCTCAAGGACCTCGACGGTCATCCGCTCATGATGTACTCGACCGCTGAGGCGCGGTACTTCTATGACCTCGTGATGCGGCTCTACGAGAGCGCCGGCATGACGCCGACCATCACGCAGCTGGCCAGCCAGGTGCCCGCTCTGCTGGCGTTCGCGGCGGCCGGGCTGGGCATCACGATGGTGCCGGCCTCCGCCATGGACTTCGCCCCTCCAGGAGTGGTGGCCGAGGAGTTGAAGGGGCACGCCGGGCTCGAGGACCTCAACCGTGCCGACCTGCACCTGGCGTGGAATGAGAACGGGGACAATCCCGCCGCCGAGCGGCTGCGTGAACTCATCCTGGGGAGTCTCTCGCCGCAGGGCGTCCTCGGGGAAGGTGCGCCCCCCGTCTCCGGGGACTAA
- a CDS encoding ABC transporter ATP-binding protein → MTATLTHSAPAPTSGTALEVENVTKTFQVQRSASGNDRLKALDGVSLSIGRGETVGLVGESGCGKSTLARTLMLLETPDSGSITFEGRDPFSLRGKELMAWRRRVQMVFQDPFASLNARMTAGEIISEPWATHRSLYKTARERDARLRELLQLVGLRPSDLKKSPQEFSGGQRQRIGIARALALNPDLIILDEPVSALDLSVQAQVLNLLNELQQKLGVSYLFISHDLSVVRHVADRVAVMYLGRIIETGTTEDVFERPLHPYTAALMSASPKLDPAERPAERIVLRGELPSPLDPPSGCRFRTRCWKAQDICATERPAARTAEEAGRTTAALPAPGLRQPGAVWSLGSGHGAGPGTGTAWPDGTPVPEQVGMADFTHLAECHFPMEEPAAPEQPATVG, encoded by the coding sequence ATGACCGCCACCCTGACCCACAGCGCCCCGGCCCCGACCTCCGGCACCGCCCTCGAGGTCGAGAACGTCACCAAGACCTTCCAGGTCCAGCGCAGCGCGTCCGGCAATGATCGGCTCAAGGCCCTGGACGGGGTCAGCCTCTCGATCGGCCGCGGCGAGACCGTAGGCCTGGTGGGGGAGTCCGGCTGTGGCAAGTCCACCCTGGCCCGCACCCTGATGCTGCTGGAGACCCCGGACTCCGGGTCCATCACCTTCGAGGGGCGGGACCCGTTCTCGCTGCGCGGTAAGGAGCTGATGGCCTGGCGCCGCCGCGTGCAGATGGTGTTCCAGGACCCCTTCGCCTCCCTCAACGCGCGCATGACGGCCGGGGAGATCATCTCCGAGCCGTGGGCCACCCACCGGAGCCTGTACAAGACTGCCCGGGAGCGGGACGCCCGGCTGCGCGAGTTGCTCCAGCTCGTGGGCCTGCGCCCCTCGGACCTGAAGAAGTCCCCGCAGGAGTTCTCCGGCGGGCAGCGTCAGCGCATCGGCATCGCCCGGGCGCTGGCCCTGAACCCGGACCTGATCATCCTGGACGAGCCTGTCTCCGCCCTGGACCTCTCCGTGCAGGCCCAGGTGCTGAACCTGCTCAACGAGCTGCAGCAGAAGCTCGGGGTCAGCTACCTGTTCATCTCCCACGACCTCTCCGTGGTCCGCCACGTCGCCGACAGGGTGGCCGTGATGTACCTGGGCCGGATCATCGAGACCGGCACCACGGAGGACGTCTTCGAGCGCCCGCTGCACCCCTACACGGCGGCGCTGATGTCCGCCTCGCCGAAGCTGGACCCCGCTGAACGGCCTGCGGAGCGGATCGTGCTGCGCGGCGAGCTGCCCTCCCCACTGGACCCGCCCTCGGGCTGCCGGTTCCGCACCCGCTGCTGGAAGGCCCAGGACATCTGCGCCACCGAGCGGCCCGCCGCGCGGACCGCGGAAGAGGCCGGGCGCACGACGGCGGCCCTGCCGGCTCCCGGGCTCCGCCAGCCCGGGGCGGTGTGGAGCCTGGGATCCGGTCACGGTGCCGGACCCGGCACCGGCACTGCGTGGCCGGACGGCACTCCCGTGCCGGAGCAGGTGGGGATGGCGGACTTCACGCACCTGGCCGAATGCCACTTCCCGATGGAGGAACCGGCGGCACCGGAGCAGCCCGCTACGGTGGGCTAG
- a CDS encoding GuaB3 family IMP dehydrogenase-related protein codes for MSNEIEIGRGKRGRRAYALDDIAVVPVRRTRDPEDVSINWQIDAFKFDMPVIGAPMDSVMSPDTAIALGQLGGMGVLNLEGLWTRYEDPSSVLEEIASFEPSNYSPVNTRRLQEIYSQPIQAELITERLAQIREAGVVVAGSLTPQHTQEYYETVLAAGVDMFVIRGTTVSAEHVSQNREPLDLKKFIYELDVPVIVGGAAGYTPALHLMRTGAAGVLVGFGGGASSTTRRALGIRVPMATAISDIAEARRDYMDESGGRYVHVIADGGVGNSGDIVKALAMGADAVMLGAALARAQEAPGRGWHWGGEAAHEDMPRGDRTHVGTVGSLNDVLWGPSHHTNGTSNLMGALKRAMATSGYSDIKEFQKVEVLVAPTGDR; via the coding sequence GTGAGCAACGAGATCGAAATTGGCCGCGGCAAGCGGGGACGTCGGGCCTACGCCCTGGATGACATCGCGGTGGTGCCCGTGCGCCGGACCCGGGACCCCGAGGACGTGTCCATCAACTGGCAGATCGATGCCTTCAAGTTCGACATGCCGGTGATCGGCGCCCCGATGGACTCGGTCATGAGCCCCGACACCGCCATTGCCCTGGGCCAGCTCGGCGGCATGGGTGTGCTCAACCTCGAGGGCCTGTGGACCCGCTACGAGGATCCGTCCTCCGTGCTCGAGGAGATCGCCTCCTTCGAGCCCAGCAACTATTCGCCGGTGAACACGCGGCGCCTGCAGGAGATCTACTCGCAGCCGATCCAGGCCGAGCTGATCACCGAGCGCCTGGCCCAGATCCGTGAGGCCGGCGTGGTGGTGGCCGGGTCCCTGACCCCGCAGCACACGCAGGAGTACTACGAGACCGTGCTGGCCGCCGGGGTGGACATGTTCGTCATCCGCGGCACCACGGTGTCCGCTGAGCACGTGTCCCAGAACCGTGAGCCGTTGGATCTGAAGAAGTTCATCTACGAACTGGACGTTCCCGTGATCGTCGGCGGTGCGGCCGGCTACACCCCGGCGCTGCACCTGATGCGCACCGGTGCGGCCGGCGTGCTCGTCGGCTTCGGCGGCGGGGCGTCCTCCACCACCCGCCGTGCCCTGGGCATCCGGGTGCCGATGGCCACGGCCATCTCGGACATCGCCGAGGCACGCCGGGACTACATGGACGAGTCCGGCGGACGCTACGTCCACGTGATCGCCGACGGCGGCGTGGGCAACTCGGGGGACATCGTCAAGGCCCTGGCCATGGGCGCCGACGCCGTGATGCTCGGCGCCGCGCTGGCCCGCGCGCAGGAGGCCCCGGGCCGTGGCTGGCACTGGGGCGGGGAAGCCGCCCACGAGGACATGCCACGCGGGGACCGCACCCACGTCGGCACCGTCGGCAGCCTGAACGACGTGCTGTGGGGACCCAGCCACCACACCAATGGCACCTCCAACCTGATGGGCGCCCTCAAGCGGGCCATGGCCACCTCTGGTTACTCGGACATCAAGGAGTTCCAGAAGGTCGAGGTCCTCGTGGCCCCGACCGGGGACCGCTGA
- a CDS encoding ABC transporter permease, translating into MSTTPDSPATPAEKSNQTGKLEKAASSKPSGRPSMFRMLLRDPFATAGALILLVVGATAVFGPMLMGDLATRQDLMFANQAPFDLSNGWEFILGSDSLGRSMLARLVVATRTTLLVALPAVLIAMVIGSLWGVWAGYHRGVRETVSMRIADIIMSFPSLLLAVVVLYVFSPSIANIVLILAITRIPIYLRTARAESAELQSRTFVDAARTFGTRPNSIIRRHVIPIVTPTILTLATLEFCYVMLAESSLSFLGIGIQPPDVSWGLMVAQGRQYLQTAWWLSILPGLAIVITAIAANMLAAWLRIATDPAQRWRLSLPGRKRLIRRVPATAAVDPAAVATASTASTQTTQEKQ; encoded by the coding sequence ATGTCCACCACCCCAGATTCGCCGGCCACCCCGGCCGAGAAGTCCAACCAGACCGGGAAGCTCGAGAAGGCCGCCTCGTCCAAGCCCTCGGGCCGTCCCAGCATGTTCCGCATGCTGCTTCGGGACCCGTTCGCCACCGCGGGCGCGCTCATCCTGCTGGTTGTGGGCGCAACCGCCGTGTTCGGCCCCATGCTGATGGGCGACCTCGCCACCCGGCAGGACCTGATGTTCGCCAACCAGGCGCCGTTCGACCTGTCCAACGGCTGGGAGTTCATCCTGGGCTCGGACTCCCTGGGCCGCTCGATGCTCGCCCGCCTCGTGGTCGCCACCCGCACCACCCTGCTGGTGGCTCTGCCCGCCGTGCTGATCGCCATGGTCATCGGCTCCCTGTGGGGGGTCTGGGCGGGCTACCACCGCGGGGTCCGCGAGACCGTGTCCATGCGCATCGCGGACATCATCATGTCCTTCCCGTCCCTGCTGCTGGCCGTGGTGGTGCTGTACGTCTTCAGCCCCTCGATCGCCAACATCGTGCTGATCCTGGCGATCACGCGCATCCCCATCTATCTGCGTACCGCCCGCGCCGAGTCCGCCGAGCTGCAGAGCCGGACGTTCGTGGACGCGGCCCGCACCTTCGGCACCCGGCCGAACTCGATCATCCGCCGGCACGTGATCCCGATCGTCACGCCGACCATCCTCACGCTGGCCACCCTCGAATTCTGCTACGTGATGCTGGCGGAGTCCTCCCTGAGCTTCCTGGGCATCGGCATCCAGCCGCCGGACGTCTCCTGGGGCCTGATGGTCGCCCAGGGGCGGCAGTACCTGCAGACCGCCTGGTGGCTGTCCATCCTGCCGGGACTGGCCATCGTCATCACGGCGATCGCCGCGAACATGCTGGCCGCCTGGCTGCGCATCGCCACCGATCCGGCCCAGCGCTGGCGGCTGTCCCTGCCCGGCCGGAAGAGGCTGATCCGCCGCGTGCCCGCCACCGCCGCCGTTGATCCGGCCGCAGTGGCCACCGCGTCCACAGCGTCCACCCAGACCACCCAGGAGAAGCAGTGA
- a CDS encoding enolase C-terminal domain-like protein yields MTGTGPAITGTTITPVAFADPPLLNTVGVHEPFALRAIVQVHTDAGVTGLGETYGDAAHLARLELAARAVIGADSFNTNELRARIARALAADTTQGGHGMSGMVTGSATADRVLSPFDVASLDIQGKVLGVPVSALIGGAVRDSVDFSGYLFYKWAGHPGAEADRYGEALDPAGVVSQARWLVDTYGFSALKLKGGVFAPEAECEAIEALRAEFPDLPLRIDPNGAWTVETSVRVAERLGGVLEYLEDPTPGIEGMAEVRRRTGMPLATNMCVVGFADIPPAVAAGAVDVVLSDHHFWGGLRRSQMLGGIAETFGWGLSMHSNSHLGISLAAMVHLAAATPNVDYACDTHTPWKEPEDDMVVPGVLDLKDGAVAVPTGPGLGVELDEDALARLHEQYLRAGLTERDDTGYMRQFQPDFDPSPARW; encoded by the coding sequence ATCACGGGCACCGGCCCCGCCATCACCGGCACCACCATCACCCCGGTGGCCTTCGCGGACCCACCCCTGCTGAACACGGTCGGCGTACACGAGCCCTTCGCCCTGCGCGCCATCGTCCAGGTACACACCGACGCCGGGGTGACCGGCCTCGGCGAGACCTACGGGGACGCCGCCCACCTGGCCCGGCTGGAGCTCGCCGCCCGCGCGGTGATCGGCGCGGACTCCTTCAACACCAACGAGCTACGCGCCCGGATCGCCCGGGCCCTGGCCGCGGACACCACGCAGGGCGGCCACGGCATGTCCGGCATGGTCACCGGCTCCGCCACCGCGGACCGGGTCCTCTCCCCCTTCGACGTGGCCTCCCTCGACATCCAGGGCAAGGTCCTCGGGGTGCCCGTCAGCGCCCTGATCGGCGGGGCCGTGCGGGACTCCGTGGACTTCAGCGGCTACCTGTTCTACAAGTGGGCCGGGCACCCCGGTGCGGAGGCAGACCGGTACGGCGAGGCCCTGGACCCGGCCGGCGTCGTGTCCCAGGCCCGCTGGCTCGTGGACACCTACGGCTTCTCCGCGCTCAAGCTCAAGGGCGGGGTCTTCGCCCCCGAGGCGGAGTGCGAGGCGATCGAGGCGCTGCGCGCCGAGTTCCCGGACCTGCCCCTCCGGATCGACCCGAACGGCGCCTGGACCGTGGAGACCTCCGTGCGGGTGGCCGAGCGCCTCGGCGGGGTGCTGGAGTACCTCGAGGACCCCACTCCCGGCATCGAGGGCATGGCCGAGGTCCGCCGCCGCACCGGCATGCCCCTGGCCACCAACATGTGCGTGGTGGGCTTCGCGGACATCCCACCGGCCGTCGCCGCCGGGGCGGTCGACGTGGTGCTTTCCGACCACCACTTCTGGGGCGGATTGCGCCGGTCCCAGATGCTCGGCGGGATCGCCGAGACGTTCGGCTGGGGACTGTCCATGCACTCCAACTCGCATCTGGGCATCAGCCTCGCCGCCATGGTCCACCTGGCCGCCGCCACGCCCAATGTGGACTACGCCTGTGACACGCACACCCCGTGGAAGGAGCCGGAGGACGACATGGTGGTCCCCGGCGTGCTGGACCTGAAGGACGGTGCCGTGGCGGTGCCGACCGGGCCCGGGCTCGGCGTCGAGCTCGACGAGGACGCCCTGGCCCGCCTGCACGAGCAGTACCTGCGCGCCGGGCTGACGGAGCGGGACGATACCGGCTACATGCGCCAGTTCCAGCCCGATTTCGACCCCTCCCCGGCCCGGTGGTGA
- a CDS encoding 2-hydroxyacid dehydrogenase, with product MAPASGAAATPPEHQGTTPARRLRVLVTDPIIARWSTVLTSGAPGHDWAFLTDTPTTADGEDGEATQRAAVADCDVLICSRLTDAVAPHVRAALVQVTGAGLDRVAVDALPAGTEVTTTAHHERSIAEHVLLSVMALERQLLVRDHALRSGTWRTLATDPAVPAFRTLDTMVLGAVGLGGIGAETLRLASAWGMDTIAVRGNPAAALPAGVAPTWVGGSGELPRLLAEADVVLVSVPLGPDTEGLIGADELATMKPDAYLVNVARGPVVDQAALYAALTAEAGSPTAIGGAAIDVWWGAPSPGRTPPADHDFAALDHVVLTPHCSGHADSTFAGRAADLAANVERLAAGAPRTGVVRSDT from the coding sequence GTGGCACCGGCGTCCGGAGCCGCGGCGACCCCTCCGGAACACCAGGGCACGACGCCGGCCCGCCGGCTTCGCGTGCTCGTCACCGACCCGATCATCGCCCGGTGGTCCACGGTGCTCACCTCGGGTGCCCCGGGCCACGACTGGGCGTTCCTCACCGACACCCCGACCACCGCCGACGGCGAGGACGGCGAGGCGACCCAGCGGGCCGCCGTCGCCGACTGTGATGTCCTGATCTGCTCGCGACTGACCGACGCGGTGGCCCCGCACGTGCGGGCCGCGCTGGTGCAGGTCACCGGCGCCGGGCTGGACCGGGTGGCGGTGGACGCCTTGCCCGCCGGCACCGAGGTCACGACCACCGCCCACCATGAGCGCTCGATCGCCGAGCACGTGCTGCTCTCCGTCATGGCCCTCGAGCGGCAGCTGCTCGTCCGGGACCACGCGCTGCGCTCCGGGACCTGGCGCACGCTGGCCACGGATCCCGCGGTGCCGGCCTTCCGCACCCTGGACACCATGGTGCTGGGCGCCGTGGGGCTCGGCGGGATCGGCGCGGAGACACTCCGGCTGGCGAGCGCCTGGGGCATGGACACGATCGCCGTGCGGGGCAACCCGGCGGCCGCGCTGCCGGCGGGGGTGGCGCCGACATGGGTCGGCGGCTCGGGTGAGCTGCCGCGCCTGCTGGCCGAGGCCGACGTCGTGCTGGTGTCCGTTCCGCTCGGTCCGGACACCGAGGGGCTCATCGGAGCCGATGAGCTGGCCACGATGAAGCCGGACGCCTACCTGGTCAACGTGGCCCGCGGGCCCGTGGTGGACCAGGCCGCGCTCTACGCTGCGCTCACCGCAGAGGCCGGGAGCCCGACGGCGATCGGCGGCGCCGCGATCGACGTCTGGTGGGGTGCCCCGAGCCCCGGGCGCACTCCCCCGGCCGACCACGACTTCGCCGCCTTGGACCATGTGGTGCTCACCCCGCACTGCTCCGGCCATGCCGACTCGACCTTCGCCGGGCGAGCCGCAGACCTCGCTGCGAACGTGGAGCGGTTGGCCGCGGGTGCGCCGCGGACGGGCGTGGTGCGGTCGGATACCTGA
- a CDS encoding ABC transporter permease yields the protein MLTYLRKRIISSALPLVVVVVGVFALARMTGNPAALYLPLNATEQMREDFISRNGLDQPLWVQMGEYFGGVLRLDFGTSLRTGEAAGEMALRAFPATLQLAATTMVIAIVLAVIVGSWAALRPNGVVDRIASFFSMAAASIPDFWLAIVGIWIFAITLGWLPTSGVIGAEAWVLPIATLALRPFGALVQVIRGAMVSALSEPYIKLARSKGASQTRVVTRHALRNAAAPGLTVAGDLTVGLVNGAVVVETIFGWPGIGKLMIDSILQRDFAVLQACVLLTAIAIFILNIVIDLLYALLDPRVRPAAAGRRRRKANSDAGGDGAGVVPSGTDGTDQSPTPARPGSPTDLTTARA from the coding sequence ATGCTGACGTATCTGCGCAAGCGCATCATCTCCAGCGCGCTGCCCCTCGTGGTCGTGGTGGTGGGCGTCTTCGCCCTGGCCCGCATGACGGGCAACCCCGCGGCGCTTTACCTGCCCCTGAACGCGACCGAGCAGATGCGGGAGGACTTCATCAGCCGCAACGGCCTGGACCAGCCCCTCTGGGTGCAGATGGGAGAGTACTTCGGCGGGGTCCTCCGGCTGGACTTCGGCACCTCCCTGAGGACGGGGGAGGCGGCGGGCGAGATGGCCCTGCGCGCCTTCCCCGCCACCCTCCAGCTGGCGGCCACGACCATGGTCATCGCCATCGTGCTGGCCGTGATCGTCGGCAGCTGGGCGGCCCTGCGGCCCAACGGCGTGGTGGACCGGATCGCGAGCTTCTTCTCCATGGCGGCTGCCTCCATCCCCGACTTCTGGCTGGCCATCGTGGGCATCTGGATCTTCGCCATCACCCTCGGCTGGCTGCCGACCTCCGGCGTCATCGGCGCCGAGGCGTGGGTGCTGCCGATCGCCACCCTGGCCCTGCGGCCCTTCGGGGCCCTGGTCCAGGTGATCCGCGGGGCCATGGTCTCCGCCCTGTCCGAGCCGTACATCAAGCTCGCCCGTTCCAAGGGCGCCTCGCAGACCCGGGTCGTCACCCGGCACGCCCTGCGCAACGCAGCGGCCCCGGGGCTGACGGTCGCTGGCGACCTCACAGTGGGTCTGGTCAACGGGGCCGTGGTGGTGGAGACGATCTTCGGCTGGCCCGGCATCGGCAAGCTGATGATCGACTCGATCCTGCAGCGCGACTTCGCCGTCCTGCAGGCCTGCGTGCTGCTGACGGCCATCGCCATCTTCATCCTCAACATCGTCATCGATCTGCTCTACGCCCTGCTGGATCCCCGCGTACGGCCCGCCGCGGCCGGCCGCCGGCGTCGGAAGGCGAACTCGGACGCCGGAGGTGACGGGGCCGGCGTCGTGCCCTCCGGCACGGATGGCACAGATCAGTCCCCGACGCCGGCCCGCCCGGGTTCCCCGACCGACCTCACCACCGCACGGGCCTAG